A genome region from Leptodactylus fuscus isolate aLepFus1 chromosome 6, aLepFus1.hap2, whole genome shotgun sequence includes the following:
- the LOC142210366 gene encoding uncharacterized protein LOC142210366 has translation MVPETYVRGDEESKEDIPTDDCTWSLEEHLISSDYEADDGGIIQDTYEEHVIIPDIPSALHSKDPSSDPSMQVRSSDSSRTDKEHKKRRKGVKYNSIHTAEKPYSCSECEKSFNHKLDLVTHQRIHTGEKPYACSECGKCFKQKSDLVIHYRSHTGEKPFSCSECGKCFNQASNLVKHQRIHTGEKPYLCTDCGKCFIQKVHLIKHQAIHTEEKTFSCPECEKCFTYKSDLVTHQRTHAGERPFSCSECGKCFNHRHHLAKHQMTHTGEKPFSCTECGKSFTGKSSLIRHERTHTGEKPFSCTECGKSFTGKSSLIRHERTHTGEKPFSCSQCGKCFIQKSQLVRHDRVHTDERKFTWERFYRKLNSC, from the exons ATGGTTCCGGAGACATATGTGAGGGGTGATGAGGAGagtaaggaggacattcctacag ATGACTGTACCTGGAGCTTAGAGGAACATCTCATATCTTCAGATTATGAAGCAGATGATGGTGGTATCATacaagatacatatgaagaacatgttattatcccagatataccctcagcccttcacagcaaagatcCATCATCTGATCCTTCTATGCAGGTCCGATCTTCTGATTCATCACGGACTGACAAAGAACATAAAAAACGTAGAAAGGGAGTTAAATATAATAGCATTCACACAgcggagaagccatattcatgttcagaatgtgagaaatcttTTAATCACAAATTAGATCTTGTTacgcatcagagaattcacacaggggagaagccatatgcatgttcagaatgtgggaaatgttttaagcaAAAATCCGATCTTGTTATACATTAcagaagtcacacaggggagaaaccattttcatgttcagaatgtgggaaatgttttaatcaaGCATCAAATCTTGTAAAACATCaacgaattcacacaggggagaagccatatttatgtacagattgtgggaaatgttttatccaaAAAGTACATCTAATTAAACATCAAGCAATTCACACAGAGGAGAAGACATTTTCATGTCCCgaatgtgaaaaatgttttacttaCAAATCAGATCTAGttacacatcagagaactcaTGCAGGggaacggccattttcttgttctgaatgtgggaaatgttttaatcacAGACACCATCTAGCTAAACATCAAATgactcacacgggggagaagccattttcatgtacagAGTGTGGAAAATCATTTACCGGTAAATCGTCTCTCATTagacatgagagaactcacacaggagagaagccattttcatgtacagaatgtgggaaatcatTTACCGGTAAATCGTCTCTCATTagacatgagagaactcacacaggagagaagccattttcatgttcacaatgtgggaaatgttttatccaaAAATCACAACTTGTTAGACATGACAGAGTTCACACAGATGAACGTAAATTCACTTGGGAAAGATTCTACAGAAAACTCAACTCTTGTTAA